A genomic region of Thermodesulfobium narugense DSM 14796 contains the following coding sequences:
- a CDS encoding metallophosphoesterase family protein: MKVIAISDVHTPQYLWMLKKKLETLDNDVDLIIGAGDLIYKGASLAINSLTSTIVHKFNKFVPFFTCFGNEEYFNTEPKLKKLKYPIYLDTDFIKLGNPEWTFFFTRGILAQPTAWQKKHMKDAEGIYERKLGEIRSIIESLKKQTNRIVYVSHYAPTYRTLEGENEESLELLGSDKVEKIILEFNIPLAIHGHSHHSIKPIVNIGKSTIINAAIMVNKIIPVIILEDGVKIEHIR; encoded by the coding sequence ATGAAGGTTATTGCAATAAGCGACGTTCACACTCCTCAATATTTATGGATGTTAAAGAAAAAATTAGAAACGTTAGACAATGATGTTGATCTTATAATTGGAGCAGGAGATTTGATATACAAGGGGGCAAGTCTGGCTATTAATAGCTTAACTTCAACAATTGTCCATAAGTTTAACAAATTTGTACCATTTTTTACGTGTTTTGGAAATGAAGAGTATTTCAACACTGAGCCAAAATTAAAAAAGCTTAAGTATCCTATTTATTTAGATACAGATTTTATAAAATTAGGAAATCCTGAATGGACATTTTTCTTTACAAGAGGTATTTTGGCACAACCTACTGCCTGGCAGAAAAAGCATATGAAAGATGCAGAAGGAATTTACGAAAGAAAGTTAGGTGAAATACGATCTATAATTGAAAGTCTAAAAAAGCAAACTAACAGAATAGTTTATGTAAGTCACTACGCTCCAACATACAGAACATTGGAAGGAGAAAACGAAGAAAGTTTAGAATTATTGGGAAGTGACAAGGTTGAGAAAATAATATTAGAATTTAATATCCCTCTTGCAATACACGGACACTCGCATCACTCAATCAAACCTATTGTAAATATTGGAAAATCAACTATAATAAACGCTGCTATAATGGTTAACAAAATTATCCCGGTTATAATTTTAGAGGACGGTGTGAAAATTGAGCATATTAGATAA
- a CDS encoding PLP-dependent cysteine synthase family protein: MSILDNVGNTPLIKLSSFSDKNIFGKWEAKNPMGSIKDRAALNMIETAIKEGKITSETTVVEATSGNTGIGLAFVCAVKDIKLRIYLPEHMSEERKKILKAFGTQLILTPKDEGISGSVIAAKEFAKSTNAFYVDQFNNPSNAMAHYISTAPEIYRDMKGEIGAIVCPIGSAGTITGIGNFIKSINKEIKIIGVEPELSPTIKKGISAPHKIQGIAPGFVPGIYNPNVVDDIICISDEEAYEMTRYLAKKEGLFVGISSGASVAASLKLNIEKPIVAILPDTGERYLSVENLFNA; the protein is encoded by the coding sequence TTGAGCATATTAGATAATGTCGGAAATACTCCTTTAATAAAGCTCAGTAGTTTTAGCGATAAAAATATATTTGGAAAATGGGAAGCAAAAAATCCTATGGGTTCAATAAAAGACAGAGCAGCCCTAAATATGATAGAAACAGCGATCAAAGAAGGAAAAATTACCTCTGAAACCACAGTAGTAGAAGCTACGTCCGGAAATACAGGAATAGGACTTGCTTTTGTTTGTGCAGTTAAGGATATCAAGCTAAGAATTTATCTCCCAGAACACATGAGCGAAGAGAGAAAAAAGATCTTAAAGGCATTTGGCACTCAGCTGATTCTTACTCCAAAAGATGAAGGTATTTCTGGTTCTGTGATAGCTGCAAAGGAGTTTGCAAAATCAACCAATGCATTCTATGTTGATCAGTTTAACAACCCATCTAACGCTATGGCACACTATATTAGTACTGCTCCCGAAATATATAGAGATATGAAAGGAGAAATTGGGGCGATCGTTTGCCCAATAGGAAGTGCAGGCACTATAACGGGCATTGGAAACTTCATAAAATCAATAAATAAAGAAATAAAAATAATAGGGGTAGAACCAGAGTTAAGTCCAACAATTAAAAAAGGCATCAGTGCACCTCACAAAATTCAAGGTATAGCACCTGGCTTTGTCCCTGGCATATACAATCCTAATGTCGTAGACGACATTATATGCATATCAGATGAAGAAGCATACGAAATGACCAGATATTTAGCAAAAAAAGAGGGCCTTTTCGTAGGTATATCATCAGGAGCAAGCGTGGCCGCATCTTTAAAACTTAACATTGAAAAACCAATAGTCGCTATACTTCCAGATACGGGAGAAAGATATCTTTCAGTAGAAAATCTATTCAATGCATAG